A region of the Brachybacterium sacelli genome:
CGACTGGTCGTCGCCGCGGATCGCGCCCCCGCCGCGGCCCGTCGCATCGCCGACGGCCGCGCCGGGGAGATCCGGATCGGGTTCACCGCCGCCACCGGCTTCAGCCTGCTGGGGCCCCTGCTCGCCGAGATCACCCGGGCGCTCCCGGACATCGATCTCACGCTGGAGGAGCAGGTGACCGGTGAGCAGGTGCAGGCCCTCCGGCGCGGGGACCTGGACCTGGGGCTCGCGCGACCGCCGTTCGACTCCGACCTGTTCGAGTCCTGGCTGCTGTTCTCCGAGCACCTGCTGCTGGCCGTGCCGGCGGGGCACGCCCTGACCCGCCTGGGCCGGCCGCTGCGCGCGGCGGACCTCGGCGACGTGCCGCTGATCATGCACCACCCCACACGGGCCCGGTACTTCTACGACCTGGTCGTCCGTCAGCTGCCGGTCGAGCACGACAACGTCGTGCACACGGTGAGCCAGATCCTGACGATGATCTCCCTGGTCGCCGCCGGCCGCGGAGCCGCCTTCGTCCCGGAGTCCGCCCGCGTCCTGGGGATCGAGGGGGTCGCCTACCTCCGCCTCGCAGATCTCGCGCCGGACGCGGTCGAGCTGCACGCGATCTGGAGCCGCGAGGCCCACAATCCCGCGCTGTTCCGAGTGCTCGACACGCTCCGCAGGAACGCGGCCTGAGCCGGCCGGCAGCCTTTCGATACCTTTAGAGCATCAATGGATGCCGAATCGGGCTTGGACAGGCATCATCCCGGGTTCCTACGGTCGGAGCACGATCCCGTCCCGCGCCGCCGGCGCCTCGCCCGAAGGATGATGCACGTGGCCCGCTACACGCCTCTGGAACTCGCCGCCACCCTCAAGGAGGGGCTGCTGTCGTTCCCGGTCACCCCGTTCGACGCCGAGCTCGCCGTCGACGAGACCGCGTACCGCACCCATCTCGCGTGGCAGGCGAGCTTCCCCGTCGCCGGTCTGTTCGCCGCAGGAGGCACCGGGGAGGGCTTCAGCCTCTCCCCGGCCGAAGCCGCCCGGGTCACCCGCGCCGCCGTCGAGGAGGTGGGCGATCGCGTGCCGGTGCTGGCCTCGGCCGCCGGCTCGACCGTCCAGGCGGTCCAGAACGCCCGGGACGCCGAGGCCGCCGGTGCCGAAGGGCTGCTGCTGCTGCCGCCCTATCTCACCGAGTGCGACCAGGAGGGGCTGGCCTCGCATGTGGCCGCCGTCTGCGACGCCACCCGCCTCGGCGTCATCGTCTACAACCGCGGCAACGCCGTCTACTCGGCCGAGACCGTGGAGCGTCTGGCGCAGCGGCACCCGAACTTCATCGGCTTCAAGGACGCGATCGGCGACATCGAGCAGCTCACCCGGGTCCACACCCGCAACGGCGACCGGCTGTTCTACCTGGGCGGCCTGCCCACCGCCGAGGTCTACGCCCTGCCCCTGCTGCAGCTCGGCATGAGCACCTACTCCTCGGCCATGTACAACTTCGTGCCCGAGTTCGCGCTGTCCTTCTACGGTGCCGTCCGCCGCCAGGACCGGGCCGCGGTCACGGAGAAGCTCGAACGGTTCGTACTGCCCTACCTCGAGATCCGCAACCGGGTGAAGGGGTACGGCGTCTCGATCATCAAGGGCGGCCTCAAAGCGGTCGGGCGCGACGTCGGCCCGGTCCGCACCCCGCTGCAGGACCTCACCGAGCGTGACGTCGCCGACCTCTCCGCCCTGATCGACGCCGCCGGCGTCCGCCCCGGCAGCCCGGCCGCCGCGGACCGGGCATCCGCGTCCGCGGCGCAGCCCGCCTGAGACCCTCCACCCCGCCCGTCCCGTTCCGAAGGAGAAGCGATGACCCTCACGCAGACCGACCTGACCGGCCGTTCGATCCTCGCCGGTGAGTCCGTCGCCGGCACCGGCGCCACGGTCCACGGCGCCGATCCCGCGACCGGGGAGGCCCTGGAGCCCGGCTACACCCTGATCGACGAGGACCAGCTCGCCGCCGCCACCGCAGCGGCCGAGGAGGCCTTCGCGAGCTTCAGCCGGCTGGACCCCACCGCCCACGCCGACTTCCTGGAACGGATCGCGGACAACATCGAGGCCGTCGGCGAGGAGCTGGTCGCCCGCGCGATGGCCGAGACCGGGCTCTCCGAGGCACGGCTGACCGGCGAGCGCGGCCGCACCACCGGCCAGCTGCGCCTGTTCGCGCGCGTCGTGCGCCAGGGCGACCACCGCGGCGTGCGGATCGATCCGGCCCTGCCCGAGCGCACCCCCGCGCCACGGACCGACATCCGCCAGCGGAAGATCCCCCTGGGACCGGTCGCGGTCTTCGGCGCATCGAACTTCCCGCTCGCCTTCTCGACCGCCGGCGGCGACACGGCCGCAGCCCTCGCCGCCGGGTGCCCGGTCGTCTTCAAGGCGCACAACGCCCATCCCGGCACCAGCGAGATCGTCGGCCGCGCCCTCGCCGACGCCGTCGCCGAGGCGGGGCTGCATCCCGGCGTCTTCTCCCTGGTCTACGGGCAGGGATCGCGCATCGGGCAGGCGCTGGCGGCCGACCCCGTGATCCAGGCGGTCGGCTTCACCGGGTCGCGGGGCGCCGGCCTGGCCCTGGTCGCGACGGCCGCGGCCCGTCCCGTCCCGATCCCGGTCTACGCCGAGATGAGCTCGATCAACCCCGTGTTCCTGTTCGACGGCGCCCTGCAGGGGGACGTCGACGCGCTGGCCACGGCCTTCGTCGGCTCGGTCACCGGCTCCAGCGGGCAGCTGTGCACCGCTCCCGGCCTCGTGTTCGTCCCGGCCGGTCCCGCGGGCGACGCCTTCACGGCCTCCGTCGAGCGGGCGCTCGCGACGACCGCGGGCCAGACGATGCTCACCGCCGCGATCGCGGACTCGTGGGTGGCCGGCGTCGACACTCTCGCCGCGCAGGAAGGGGTCTACCTGGTCGGCCGCGGCCGGGAGGGCGATACCGAGAACGCCCCGGCACCGGCCGTCCTCGGCACCGACGTGGCCACCTTCCTCGACAACGAGGTGCTGCACGAGGAGATCTTCGGCGCCGCCTCGCTGCTGATCCGCTACTCCTCGCCCGAGGAGCTGGTGCATGCCGCCGGTCAGCTCGAGGGGCAGCTCACCGCCACGCTGCATCTGAGCGAGGACGACCACGCCACCGTGGAGACGCTGCTGCCCGTGCTCGAACGCACGGCCGGCCGGATCCTCGCCGGCGGGTGGCCGACCGGCGTCGAGGTCGGCCACGCGATGGTCCACGGAGGGCCCTTCCCTGCCACCTCGGACGGCCGCACCACCTCGGTCGGAACACTGGCGATCGAGCGCTTCCTGCGCCCCGTCGCCTACCAGGACCTTCCCGACGACCTGCTGCCGGAGCCGCTGCGACGGGCCAACCCGTGGCACCTGAACCGTCGCCTCGACGGCCGCCTCGAGCTCGCCGGGGAGCAGGCGTGAGCGGCCCCACCGTCGTGGACCTCGAGGTGGTCCCGGTCGCCGGGCACGACTCGATGCTGCTGAACCTCTCCGGCGCGCACGGCCCGTACTTCACCCGCACCATCGTCATCGCGACCGACTCCGAGGGCCGCGAAGGTCTCGGCGAGGTCCCCGGCGGCGAGCCGATCCGGGCCACTCTCTCGGAGGCCGCCGAGCTCGTCGTCGGTCGGCCGGTGGCGCAGCTGCGGTCGCTGCTGCGCGAGGTCGGGTCCCGGTTCGCGGACCGCGACAGCGGCGGGCGCGGTGCCCAGACCTTCGACCTGCGCACCGCGATCCACGCCGTGACCGGCATCGAGTCGGCGCTGCTCGACCTGCACGGTCAGTTCCTGGGCGTGCCCGTCGCGGAGCTGCTGGGCAGCGGCCGGCAGCGTGACGCGGTCCCGGTCCTGGGATACCTCTTCTACATCGGCGATCCCGACGGCACCGATCTGCCCTACCTGCGGGAGGTGGACGGCGCCGACGCCTGGACGCGGCGGCGCCGCGAGCAGGCGATGACGCCCGAGGCGATCGTCTCCCTCGCCGAGGCCGCCCGGGAGCGCTACGGGTTCCGCGACTTCAAGCTCAAGGGCGGCGTCCTGGCGGGCCAGGAGGAGGCCGACGCCGTCACCGCGTTGAAGGAGCGCTTCCCCGAGGCCCGCATCACGCTCGACCCCAATGGCGGCTGGCTGCTGGAGGAGGCGATCGGGCTCGGACGCCGACTCCGGGACGTGCTCGCCTATGCCGAGGACCCGGTCGGCGCCGAGGGCAGGTTCTCCGGCCGCGAGACGATGGCCGAGTTCCGCCGCGCCACCGGTCTGCCGACGGCGACGAACATGGTCGCCACCGACTGGCGCGAGCTGGCGCACACGGTGCGGACCGACGCGGTCGACATCCCCCTGGCCGACCCTCACTTCTGGACCATGGCGGGCTCGGTGCGGGTGGCACAGATGTGCCACGAGTTCGGCCTGACCTGGGGATCGCACTCGAACAACCACCTCGACATCTCGCTGGCGATGTTCACCCAGGTCGGCGCCGCAGCCCCCGGGCGGATCACGGCGCTGGACACCCACTGGATCTGGCAGGACGGCCAGGGGCTGACGAAGCGACCGCCGGCGATCAGCGGCGGCGAGATCGCCGTGCCGCAGCGGCCGGGCCTCGGCGTCGAGCTGGACCGCGACCACCTGGCCGCGGCGCACGCGCTGCATCGCGAGCACGGTCTCGGCGCGCGCGACGACGCCGCGGCGATGCAGTACCTGGTGCCGGGATGGGTGTTCGACCCGAAGCGCCCCTGCCTGGTGCGGTAACGGCCGCGTGAGCGGAGTCCTGCTCGGCTTCGGCATCGTCCTGGTGCTGGCCGGGATCGGCGCGGGCGCGGCTGCGCTGCTGCCGGGACGGGCTCCGGAGATGGAGCGCGGGCTGCAGCCCGCCATCTACTACGTGACCAATCCGGCCCTGATGCTGGTGCTGATCTCGGATGCCGACCTGGTCGCCATCGCCGGTGTCTTCACCCCGATCGCCCTGCTCACCGCGGCGGTGACCGGCGGGTCCTATGCACTGGTCAGTCGTCTCGTGCTGCGGCGTCCGGCGGCGCCGACGGCCGGCGGCGCCATGGCGTCCTCCTACGTCAACGCGGGCAACATCGGGGTGCCGATCGCGATCTACGCGGTGGGCAGCACCGACCCGGTCGTCGCCGTGCTGCTGGCCCAGCTGCTGGTGATCGCGCCGGTCTACCTCACCCTGTTCGCCTGGTGCGGCCCCGACTCCGGCCCGACAGCGGGAGCACCGACCTGGGGGACCGTCCTGCGGTCGCTCGCCAATCCGGTCACCATCGCCACCGCAGCCGGCGCGCTGCTGTCGCTGTCCGGGCTCTCGCTGCCGGCGGTGTTGTGGACCCCGGTCGAGATGCTGGGCCACGCCTCGGTCCCCCTGCTGCTGCTGGTGTTCGGGATGAGCCTGGTGGGGCAGAAGCCGCTGGGCGACCGGGAGATGCGGGTCGACGTCCTGCTCGCCACGGCGGTGAAGCTGACCGTGATGCCCGTGGCCGCCTGGGCACTCGCCCGCTTCCTGTTCGGGGTGGACGGCACGGAGCTGTTCGGGGTGGTCGTGATGGCGGCCCTGCCGTCCGCCCAGAACGTCTTCCTGTTCGCCACCCGGTTCCATCTGCGACCCTCGCTGGCGCGGGACGTGGTGTTCCTCAGCTCCCTGCTGAGCATGCCCGCCGTCCTGGCCGTCGCCCTGGCGCTGGGGTGAGGCACCCGAGCGTGTGACGTCGGCCCGTCGACCGGGGCCGAATGGGTCCGGGAGCTGCCCCCGTGAGAAGATGGATCGATGCCCCGTGCTCGTGCGCGGCGGCCCACATCGACGAGAGGACGAAAGCCGGTGAGCCCGAGGATCGCGGCCGACGAGGCCCGGGACATCCTTCCCGCGTCGACACCCCAGGAACGCCTGCGCAACTTCTGCATCATCGCGCACATCGACCACGGCAAGTCCACGCTGGCCGACCGCATGCTGCAGATCACCGGGGTCGTCGAGGCGCGCGCCATGCGCGCCCAGTACCTGGACCGCATGGACATCGAGCGCGAGCGCGGCATCACCGTCAAGAGCCAGGCCGTGCGCATGCCCTGGCAGGTCGAGGGCACGAACTACGCCCTGAACATGATCGACACCCCCGGGCACGTCGACTTCACCTACGAGGTATCCCGCTCCCTCGCCGCCTGCGAGGGGGCGATCCTGCTGGTCGACGCCGCCCAGGGCATCGAGGCGCAGACGCTGGCGAACCTCTACCTCGCCATGGAGCACGACCTCACGATCATCCCCGTGCTCAACAAGATCGACCTCCCCGGGGCGGAGCCCGAACGGTACGCGGCCGAGATCGGGCAGCTGGTGGGCGTGGATCCCGACGATGTGCTGCGCGTCTCCGGCAAGACCGGTCTCGGCGTCGAGTCATTGCTGGACCACGTCGTCAACACGCTCCCGGAGCCCGTGGGTGAACCGGACGCCCCCTGCCGCGCGATGATCTTCGACTCCGTGTACGACACCTATCGCGGAGTGGTCACCTACATCCGCGTCGTCGACGGGTACCTGAAGTCGCGCGACCGCATCGACATGATGTCCACGGGCGCCCACCACGAGCTGCTCGAGATCGGGGTCAGCTCCCCGGAGCCGCACCGCACCCCGGGCATCGGCCCCGGCGAGGTCGGCTACCTGATCACCGGCGTGAAGGACGTGCGCCAGTCCAAGGTCGGCGACACGATCACCACCTCGGTGCGCGGCGCCGACGAGCCGCTGCCGGGCTACTCCGAGCCCAAGCCGATGGTGTACTCCGGCCTGTTCCCGATCGACGGCTCGGACTACCCGATCCTGCGCGACGCCCTCGACAAGCTCAAGCTCAACGACGCCGCCCTGAACTACGAGCCGGAGACCTCCACCGCGCTCGGCTTCGGCTTCCGCGTCGGCTTCCTGGGCCTGCTGCACCTGGAGATCATCCGCGAGCGCCTCGAGCGCGAGTTCGACCTCTCCCTGATCTCCACCGCCCCCAGCGTGGTCTACCAGGTGACGATGGAGGACGGCACCGAGGTCGAGGTCATGAACCCCTCCGACTTCCCCGAGGGGAAGGTCGACTCGATCACGGAACCGATCACCAAGGCCACCATCCTGGTGCCCAGCGAGTTCATCGGCGCCGTCATGGAGCTGTGCCAGTCCAAGCGCGGCAATCTCGGCGGCATGGACTACCTCAGCGAGGATCGCGTCGAGCTGCGCTACACCCTGCCGCTGGCGGAGATCGTCTTCGACTTCTTCGACCAGCTGAAGTCCCGCACCCGCGGCTACGCCTCCCTCGACTACGACGTCTCCGGCTCTCAGACCGCCGACCTCGTGAAGGTCGACATGCTCCTGCAGGGCGAGCCGGTCGACGCCTTCAGCGCGATCGTCCACCGCGACAAGGCCTACGGCTACGGAGTCGAGATGGCCGGGAAGCTGAAGAAGCTGATCCCGCGCCAGCAGTTCGAGGTGCCGATCCAGGCCGCGATCGGGGCCCGCATCATCGCCCGCGAGAACATCCGCGCCATGCGCAAGGACGTGCTGTCGAAGTGCTACGGCGGCGACATCTCCCGCAAGCGCAAGCTGCTGGAGAAGCAGAAGGAGGGCAAGAAGCGCATGAAGAACATCGGCTCCGTCGAGGTGCCGCAGGAGGCCTTCATCGCCGCGCTCTCCTCCGACGAGGGCGACATGCCCAAGGACAGCAAGAAGAAGTGACAGCCCCTGTCGCCGCCCCCGGACCGCTGGCCGAGTCCGCTCCGCGACCGCTCGGGGACCTCGCTGTGCGCATCGCGGACGGCCCGGGCCGGGTCGCGGCGGTCTGCAGCGTCGCCCAGCTGTTCCCGGTGCCGGACCGCGGCCTGATGAGCGGGATCGACAAGCGCCCCGTCGACGGGCCGCTCCGCCTGCTCACCCACGGAGTGCTCGGCGACGTCCAGGGCGATCGTGAGCACCACGGCGGGATCTTCAAGGCCGTCTACGCTTTCTCCGGCGAGGTCCGCGAGGCTTTCGCCGCCGCGCTGGAGCAGGAGCTGCCCGAGGGGTTCTTCGGCGAGAACCTGGTCACCGCCGGGCAGGACACCGACGAGACCGTGATCGGGGAGCGCTGGCGGCTCGGCACCGCCGAGCTCGAGGCCACCTGCCCCCGCAACCCCTGCGGCACCTTCGCCGCCTGGATGGGGGACCGGCGCTGGGGCCGCAGCTTCACCGGCGCCGGCCGCTGCGGCGCCTACTTCCGGGTGCTGGTCGAGGGCGAGGTGAGCGCCGGTGACGAGATCGAGGTGCTCGAGCGCCCCGCCCACGGCGTCACCATCGGCGACGCCTTCCGCGGGCTCGACGCGGCTCAGGCCCGGGCACTGCTGGACTGGGCCGAGACGGGCGGCACCGTGCTGTACGACTCGCTGGTGGGCAGCGCGCGGACCGTGCTGCGACGCGCCGGTGAGGAGGCGGAGTTCCCGGAGCGCCTGCGCTCCACCGGCCGCGGCCTCGGATTGGGGATGGGGCTGTGAATATCGCGATGGCCTCCGGCCGGAATCTCTCCGTCTACATCCACGTCCCCTTCTGCGCCGTGCGCTGCGGGTACTGCGACTTCAACACCTACACCGCGACCGAGCTCGGCGGCGGCGGCTCACAGGCCGAGTATCCCCGCAACGCCATGGCGGAGATGGACCTGACGCTCGCGGACGACCGCGCCGCCGGGTACGACTACGACCGGGTCTCGACCGTCTTCTTCGGCGGCGGCACCCCGACCCTGCTGCCCGCCGACGACCTCGTCGCGATGCTCTCGCACCTGCGCACGCTGATCCCGCTGGCCGAGGACGCGGAGGTCACCACCGAGGCGAATCCCGACTCCGTCAGCCGCGCGTCCCTGTCCCGCCTCGCCGACGGCGGCATCACCCGCGTCTCCTTCGGCATGCAGTCCGCCGTGCGCTCGGTGCTGGCCACCCTGGACCGCACCCACGACCCCGAACGGGTCCCGCAGGCCGTGGCCTGGGCCCGCGAGGCGGGCCTCGACGTGAGCCTGGACCTGATCTACGGCACGCCGGGGGAGACCCTCGCCGACGTGGAGACCTCCGTGAAGTCGGCCCTGGCCTGCGGCGTCGACCACATGTCGGCCTACTCCCTGATCATCGAGGGCAATACCGCGATGGCCCGTCAGCTGCGTCGCGGCGAGCTCGAGGCCCCCGACCCCGACGACATGGCCGACAAGTACGAGCTGATCGAGGACCTCGCCACCGCCGACGGCCTGTCCTGGTACGAGGTCTCCAACTGGGCACGCACCCCGCAGCAGCGCTCCCGGCACAACCTCGCCTACTGGCGGGGCGGGGACTGGTGGGGGATCGGACCAGGCGCCCACCGCCACCGCGACGGCCTGCGCTCCTGGAACGTGAAGCACCCCAGCAGGTACGCGAGGACCCTGGCCGAGGGCACGCTCCCCGTCGCCGATTCCGAGCAGGTCCCCGCCGAGGATCGCCGGGTCGAGCGGATCATGCTCGAGCTGCGGATCGCCGACGGGCTCCCCGTCGAGACCGTCCCCGAGCAGACCCGCGGGATGCTCGAGGTCCACCGCGAACGCGGGCACCTCGATCCCGCGGCTCTCGCCGCCGGGCGGGCGGTGCTGACGCGCCGCGGCCGGCTGCTGGCCGACGCGGTGATCCGTGACCTCGTGCCCTGACCCCCGCGAGCGCTCGACAGCGGGTTCCGTGCTGGTCAGAATGGAGCCATGACGAAGCCCATCACGATCGACCAGTACGTCGCCGGTCTCGACGAGCCCGCCGCGACGCTGCTGGGCGAGCTGCGCGACCTCAGCCGCGAGGCCGCCCCGACGGCCACCGAGGCGATCAAATGGGGCTGCCCGGCACATCTGCACGCCCGGGGCACGATCCTGTTCGTCTACAGCGCCCACAAGCACCACGCGAACTTCACCGTCACGCCGAGCACGAAGGAGGCCTTCGAGGACGAGCTGACGGATCTCGAGACCGGCAAGGGCAGCGTCAAGCTGCCCTACGGCGATCCCCTCCCTCGCGCGCTGCTGCGGCGCCTCATCGCCCACCGGATCGAGGAGTTCGAGCAGCGGGGCGTGACCTGGATGTGAGGACCGACGGCAGCGGAGCGCCCCCGGAGATCACGCGGATCTCCGGGGGCGCTCCGTTCACGGCCTGCAGGCCGCTGAGGTCACTTCACCAGGCGCAGGTTCGCCGGATAGTTCCACCATTCGCCCTGGTAGGCCTTGACGGCGCCGATGATGGCGAAGATCGCCTGCACCAGCGTCGGCAGGAACATGAGTCCGAACAGGAAGGCCCCGATGCCGAAGGTGACGATGGTGATGACCGTGAACACCGCGCCCATCGCGAGCGAGATGATCAGCGCGGCCAGGGTGCCGTTGAGCGCCTCCGCCGCGTTGTAGCGCACGAAGCGGTGACGGCCCTTGAACAGCACGAACAGCACGATCTGAGCGATGAGCCCGCCCACGAACGGGATGATGAACTGCAGCAGCGCGGCCAGGTGCACCACGAGCGCCCAGGTCTTCGCGTCGGAGTCCTTCATCCCCTGGCCGGACAGCGAGCCCTCGTAGATGCCCTTGAAGCCGGCCGGGGGAGTGTTGAGGTCGACAGGGCCGGGGGCGGCGTACGCGTCCTGGCTGCCGCCGTAGGGGCCCTGGTGTCCGGGCTGGCCGGGATAGCCCGAGGCGCTCTGCTGGCCGGGGGCGGCGCCGTAGGGGTCCGGGCCGGCCGACGGGGATCCGTCGGTGTGGCCCCCGGCCTCGGGAGCGCTGCCGTCCTGCGGGGCGGGCGGATCGTAGGCGTAGGGGTCGTGGGGGTGCAGCGCCGGGTCAGAGGTCGGGCTGGCCTGGTCCTGCTCGGCCTCGCCCTGCTGACCGGAGACGTCCTGGGGTGCGGCGGTCCAGCCCGGGGACTGCTGCTCGGGCGCGGAGTCGCCGGGCTCGGAGCCGTACGGATCGTGCGGATGCGGAGTCTGGCTCATGGTTCCTTCTTCGAGAGGGCCGACCGGAGGGCCGGCGTCTGGCTGATGGCTCCAGCCTAGCCAGCTCGATCCCCGGCGTCGCCGTGGCGGACCGCCATGTCGGGCGGGGGATTTCCCCCAGACGCTCGGAACGCGGTGATGCGCTACGACGCCTTGACGCTGCTCTGAACAGCATCTATGGTCACCGTCTGAACAATTCCGGCGAAGATCGTGTGAACCCCCCCGCGGGCTTCGGTGAGGGGACGCAGTGATCATGGACGGACGAGCAACTCGCCGCGCGGCCCTCGTCCTGGGGGCCGCCGCTGTGCTCGGTACCAGCGGCTGCGGGTCCGACGCCCCACGATCCTCACGGATGCGCTTCGCGCGGCTCTCCGGGAACGTGGGCATCACCAGCGGCGATGCCGCGACCGCCAACCTGATCGTTGTCGCCCCGACGCGCGATCCCGTCTGGTCGGGGATCCACGAGCTGGTGGTGGTCAATGACGCGCCGGAGGGCGGCGATCGCGGGGGACGCCGCGGAGATCATCCCCGGAACGGACAAGGGTGGGCTGCGCGCCGGAACCCTAGCCGTGAGCATCCCGAGCGATGTGAACGACTTCGACCTCAGGACGGTGCGTGTCGTGGTCGACGAGGGTGGGGAGGCAGTACCCCATGACGTCGGCGACTGGCGGATGCACCGGCCGGAGTCCCGACCGACCTTCGAGAGCTCGGGTGAGTATCCAGCGAGCCTCCCCGGGGGCGGGGAGGTCGTCCTCGGTCTCCGGAGCGCCTCGGGGACCGAGGCTCAGGTGACGGGGGTCGACACGGGCACTGCGGGGTTGGCCGCGCGCGACGTCCGCGCCGACTTCGCGGAGGGCGGAGAGGGCACGGTGACCTTCACCCTCGAAGTCGATGACTCCTACGATCTCTTCGCGTTCAGTCCCACACTGACCGTGGACGAGGGAGGGGCGAGGCGCGAGGAATACCTCGATCCCGTCCTCGTGGGTTACCTCGACCTCACCGAGGAGGACGTTCAGCGGATCGCCTCGAGATGACCTCCGCTGCCTTCCCGACGGAGGTCAGGACGGGTCGACCGTCACGAAGTCGATGAGCTCCTCGATGCGCCCGGACAGCGAGGGCTCGACGTCCGCGTAGGAGCGGACGGTGGACAGGATCCGCTGCCAGCCGATGCCCACATCGGCCTTGTCCGCATGGGGCCAGCCCAGTGCCGCCAGCGAGCCGACCTTGATGTCGGTGCCCTTGGGGATGTGCGGCCAGGCCGTCAGTCCGACGCGGGCCGGCCGCACGGCCTGCCACACGTCGACGTAGGGGTGCCCCAGCACCGTGACATTGCCACGGGCGCCGGGCAGCTTCATGACCTCGGCGGCGATGCGCGACTCCTTGGACCCGGGGACCAGGTGGTCGACCAGGATGCCGAGGCGCCGCCCGGCCGACGGGGCGAAGTCCTGGACCCGTTCGACGAGGTTGTCGGCGCCTTCGAGCTGCTCGACCACGATGCCCTCGAGGCGCAGGTCGTGACCCCACACCTTCTGGACCAGCTCGGCGTCGTGGGTGCCCTCGACCCAGATCCGGGAGGCGCGGGCGGTACGCGCCCTCGCCCCCTCGACGTAGACCGAGCCGCTCGCGGAGCGCTTGCGGACCGGGGCCTGCGCACGCGGCGCCGGGCGGGTGAGCAGGACGGGCTTCCCGTCGATCATGAAGCCCGGGCCGAGCGGGAAGGTGCGGCGCTTGCCGCGCCCGTCGTCGAGCTCGACGACCAGCTCGCCGGCGATCTTCTCCACGCGGGTGATCGCGCCGGTGAAGCCGGTCGAGGCCTCCTCGACGACAAGGTCCCGCTGGGCGGGCACCTCGCGGGCCGCGGGGCGGCGGCGATGATGGGTGGGCGGACCGGCGGACAGCACGTCGCGGCCGTACCGGTCGGGGAAGCGATCGGAGGGTGCAGGCACGCGCGACACCTTACCCGCGTGGCGAACACCTCCCCGCGAGCATCGCCGGAGGCGCGTAGGATTGGCACTCGGCACGTGCGGGTGCCAGCCGTCGCGATCGCGACGCTGGTCACGCCCGTCGGCCCCCGGACGACAGGTACGCACGGAACGCAGGAGGTGAGGGACACGGACGCCCGGAAGCTGCAGATCCTCGGTGCGATCGTCGAGGACTACGTCTCCACCCGTGAGCCCGTCGGCTCCAAGTCCCTGCTCGACCGCCATGAGCTGGGGGTCTCCGCCGCCACCGTGCGCAACGACATGTCGTCGCTCGAGGAGGAGGGGCTGATCCATCAGCCGCACACCTCGGCCGGTCGCATCCCCACCGACAAGGGCTATCGCGCCTTCGTCGACCACGTGGCGACCGTCAAGCCGCTCTCGGCCCCCGAGCGCCGCGCCATCGGCACCCTGCTGGAGGACTCCGGTGACGTCGAGGAGCTCCTCGGCCGCACCGTGCGCCTGATGGCCCAGCTCACCCAGCAGGTCGCGATGGTGCAGTACCCGGCCCGACGCCAGGCCCGGATCCGCCACGTCGAGCTGGTCAAGGTCGCCGACTCCCTGCTCCTG
Encoded here:
- the lepA gene encoding translation elongation factor 4, translating into MPRARARRPTSTRGRKPVSPRIAADEARDILPASTPQERLRNFCIIAHIDHGKSTLADRMLQITGVVEARAMRAQYLDRMDIERERGITVKSQAVRMPWQVEGTNYALNMIDTPGHVDFTYEVSRSLAACEGAILLVDAAQGIEAQTLANLYLAMEHDLTIIPVLNKIDLPGAEPERYAAEIGQLVGVDPDDVLRVSGKTGLGVESLLDHVVNTLPEPVGEPDAPCRAMIFDSVYDTYRGVVTYIRVVDGYLKSRDRIDMMSTGAHHELLEIGVSSPEPHRTPGIGPGEVGYLITGVKDVRQSKVGDTITTSVRGADEPLPGYSEPKPMVYSGLFPIDGSDYPILRDALDKLKLNDAALNYEPETSTALGFGFRVGFLGLLHLEIIRERLEREFDLSLISTAPSVVYQVTMEDGTEVEVMNPSDFPEGKVDSITEPITKATILVPSEFIGAVMELCQSKRGNLGGMDYLSEDRVELRYTLPLAEIVFDFFDQLKSRTRGYASLDYDVSGSQTADLVKVDMLLQGEPVDAFSAIVHRDKAYGYGVEMAGKLKKLIPRQQFEVPIQAAIGARIIARENIRAMRKDVLSKCYGGDISRKRKLLEKQKEGKKRMKNIGSVEVPQEAFIAALSSDEGDMPKDSKKK
- a CDS encoding MOSC domain-containing protein, translating into MTAPVAAPGPLAESAPRPLGDLAVRIADGPGRVAAVCSVAQLFPVPDRGLMSGIDKRPVDGPLRLLTHGVLGDVQGDREHHGGIFKAVYAFSGEVREAFAAALEQELPEGFFGENLVTAGQDTDETVIGERWRLGTAELEATCPRNPCGTFAAWMGDRRWGRSFTGAGRCGAYFRVLVEGEVSAGDEIEVLERPAHGVTIGDAFRGLDAAQARALLDWAETGGTVLYDSLVGSARTVLRRAGEEAEFPERLRSTGRGLGLGMGL
- the hemW gene encoding radical SAM family heme chaperone HemW, yielding MASGRNLSVYIHVPFCAVRCGYCDFNTYTATELGGGGSQAEYPRNAMAEMDLTLADDRAAGYDYDRVSTVFFGGGTPTLLPADDLVAMLSHLRTLIPLAEDAEVTTEANPDSVSRASLSRLADGGITRVSFGMQSAVRSVLATLDRTHDPERVPQAVAWAREAGLDVSLDLIYGTPGETLADVETSVKSALACGVDHMSAYSLIIEGNTAMARQLRRGELEAPDPDDMADKYELIEDLATADGLSWYEVSNWARTPQQRSRHNLAYWRGGDWWGIGPGAHRHRDGLRSWNVKHPSRYARTLAEGTLPVADSEQVPAEDRRVERIMLELRIADGLPVETVPEQTRGMLEVHRERGHLDPAALAAGRAVLTRRGRLLADAVIRDLVP
- a CDS encoding iron chaperone; this encodes MTKPITIDQYVAGLDEPAATLLGELRDLSREAAPTATEAIKWGCPAHLHARGTILFVYSAHKHHANFTVTPSTKEAFEDELTDLETGKGSVKLPYGDPLPRALLRRLIAHRIEEFEQRGVTWM
- a CDS encoding DUF4870 domain-containing protein, which codes for MSQTPHPHDPYGSEPGDSAPEQQSPGWTAAPQDVSGQQGEAEQDQASPTSDPALHPHDPYAYDPPAPQDGSAPEAGGHTDGSPSAGPDPYGAAPGQQSASGYPGQPGHQGPYGGSQDAYAAPGPVDLNTPPAGFKGIYEGSLSGQGMKDSDAKTWALVVHLAALLQFIIPFVGGLIAQIVLFVLFKGRHRFVRYNAAEALNGTLAALIISLAMGAVFTVITIVTFGIGAFLFGLMFLPTLVQAIFAIIGAVKAYQGEWWNYPANLRLVK
- a CDS encoding DUF3097 domain-containing protein; the encoded protein is MSRVPAPSDRFPDRYGRDVLSAGPPTHHRRRPAAREVPAQRDLVVEEASTGFTGAITRVEKIAGELVVELDDGRGKRRTFPLGPGFMIDGKPVLLTRPAPRAQAPVRKRSASGSVYVEGARARTARASRIWVEGTHDAELVQKVWGHDLRLEGIVVEQLEGADNLVERVQDFAPSAGRRLGILVDHLVPGSKESRIAAEVMKLPGARGNVTVLGHPYVDVWQAVRPARVGLTAWPHIPKGTDIKVGSLAALGWPHADKADVGIGWQRILSTVRSYADVEPSLSGRIEELIDFVTVDPS